The DNA region ACCTGAGCCAGTGCCGGAGGCGATGCGCTCCTCGCCAGCGACCGACAGGCGAACGCTCGCCGTGGGCACTGCGCCGCCACTGGTCGCGTTCAGGTCGAGCAGTTCGACCGTCCGGTCGCGGTCGGCGCCGGTGACGTCCTCGGCGATCGTGAGGAGGTCGGCGTCGGTCACCCGCCGCCCGCGGTCGCCAAGTTCGGTCACTCGAGTGGCGATCGTCCCGACCTGCTCGTCGGTCGCGTCGACGCCGTGTTCCTCGAGCGCGGCCCTGACGCCGGCCCGACCGGTGTGCTTGCCGAGCGCGAGTCGGCGTTCTCGCCCGACCGTCTCGGGAGGATAGGGCTCGTACATCCTATCGTCCTTCAGGGTGCCGTCGGTGTGGATGCCGCTCTCGTGGGTGAACGCGTTCTGCCCGACGACGGCCTTGTTCGGCGCCAGTTCGACGCCCGTCGCCCTGGCGACGCGCTGGGCGAGGTCGTAGAGTTCGCTCAGTTCGACCGTCTCGACGCCGTAGACGTGCTCGAGCGCGATGGCGACCTCTTCGAGGGCAACGTTCCCGGCACGCTCGCCGAGTCCGTTGACCGTGCAGTGAACCAGGTCGGCCCCCGCGGAGACGGCGGCGAGCGCATTGGTCACGCCCAGCCCGAGGTCGTCGTGGGTGTGGGCGCTGACCGGCCCGAGTTCGGCCAGGCGGGAGACGGCCGCGGCCGTTCGCTCCGGACCCGTGTGGCCGACGGTGTCGGCGAAGCAAGTCCGGTCAGCACCTGCCTCGAGGGCGGTCTCCATCAGGGTCTCGAGGTAGCCCAGGTCGGCCCGTGAGCCGTCCTCGCCGATCACCTCGACCCAGAGGCCGTGGTCCGCAGCGTACCCGACCAGGTCGGCGGTCGTCTCGAGGACGTCCTCGCGGGTGCTGCCGACTTTCCCCTCAACGTGGCGGTCGCTCGCGGGCACGACGAGGTGGACGCCGTCGACGTCGCACTTCAGGGCGAGGTCGACGTCGTTCCTGACGCCGCGGCAGAAACTCGTCACGCGGGCCTCGAGGCCGAGGTCGGTCACGCGCGAGATGGCTTTGCGCTCGCCAGCACCCGTACAGGCGCTCCCGGCCTCGATGACGCCGACGCCGGCACGCTCGAGGGCGCGGGCGATCTCGACTTTTTCGTCCGGCGAGAGAGAAACGCCGGGGGCCTGTTCGCCGTCTCGGAGGGTCGTATCCAGCAGTTCGACGGACGTGTCCGTAAGCGGGGTAGGTGGACGGGTCATTGGGTCGGTTGAAAAGGCGTTATCGGCGAATTTCGCGGCCAGCCGGGTCGCCCCGACTTCCTCTATCCTCTGACGGTGAGAACGAGTCTCGTGTCATTGTATCTCAGCCGTGGCCCCATCGGTGGTTAAAGGCGCCGGTCACGGCACTACCTGCCAATCGTCGCTGGCGGGCTGACTCGACGGCGATCAATTTCGGCCGGAATTAGCCTCGAGAACCAGTTTTTCACCGGGTTCGACGGCTTCGGCGGCGCCCGCCGGCAACTCGAGGATGAGGTCGGCTCGATCCCTGGCGAATCCCCGCCAGGGTCGGAGAGTTTCCACCCGCTGGACGACGCCGTCCGCGACCCAGATCACGTCGAGCGGGACGAAGACGAACAGCATGTGGATGTCGCGGGTTTTCGCCCGGTCGAACCGAAAAGCGATCGCGTAGTCGTCGGGGAGCGAGCGACGAAACATCAGCCCGCGAGTCTGCTTCAAGAGGGAATCGGCTGTGTCGACGGTCGTCGCGAGCGTCCGCATCGCACCGTCGGGGTCGTACACGACTGACACAATCTCGAGTGGCGCCGGCAGGGTAAAAGGCGTGTCGGCACCGAGCGGGCACAGACCACAGATTCAACTTCGCTCGAGCGTACACAGGGGTATGGAGAAGACGCCACGGGGCACCTCGGTCGGTGTCGACGACCCCTACGCGTTCGCCGGCGTCTGCGATCACCTCACCAGCGACGGGAAGTGCCGATACGCCTTCGATTACTACCAGCACGACCCCGAGTTCGCCCGCGAGCGAGCAGAGGCCGACTACGTATGCGTGGTCGCCGATGCGGAAGGCGACTGTACCGGGTGTAGCGGTGCGAACGAGCCGACGTCGGACGTGAGCGATGGTATCGACGAACTCAACGCAAGCGATCACGGCGACGGGAGCGACGCGAGCCAACCCTCCCCCTGGGCCGCGTGCCCCCACTTCCGGTCCCGGACCACCGAACGCGAGTGCGCTCGCTGCGGCCTCGAGGAACGCCGGCTCGGCCAGGTTCCCGACGAGTCGATCATCTCCGGCGAGCGCCCGCTTCTCGAGGAACACCACCTGTCCTACGCTCGAGACGGCGAGACCGTCGGTCACGAGATTACGATCTACCTCTGTCGGTGGTGTCACGCGAAGGTGCACAACTCGTGGGCGCGGATCACCGACGACGTCGCCCCCGATCCGGAAGCACTCGCCGAACGCGAGGGTCGCCGGTCGCTCGAGCAGTCCGAACTCGGGTTCGAAACCGCGGCAGACCGCGCCAGCCGCTCGAACGAAGAGCGCTAGAATTCTAGAATCGGTCGCCGTTCGTGATCCACTGCCGGAGTAACGGTTTTCCCCTTCGCGTGCCATGGTGTGGTATGGTGGTTACTACCCAGCGTGACGACGCCACCTGGTACGAGTGTGAGGAGTGCGGCCTGTTGTTCGACCTCCAAGACGACGCCGAGAAACACGAACGACACTGCGACGCCGAAGGCCCGTCGTACATCCAGTGAGTTCACTCACAGCCAGCAGCGACGCCGTCGCCTACTCCTGGAGACCCGCTCGAGCGCGGTGCTCGGCGGCTCGGTTCTCGGCTTCCTCGAGCGTGTGCGTCGCCTCCCAGCGCACCCGGTCGGCGCTCTCGTAGGCGAGCGCCGTCTTGAGTTCGTCCCGGAGGACGCCCGAGTCGACCGTTCGAACCTCGCCGTCCGTGTCGCCGAGTTCGTAGACTCCCGGGCGATCCGGCGCCCGTGCGACGGTCGAGCGCTCAAGGGGTCGCCACTGTTTTCGTAGCGGCATCACTCGGACCCGTGTTGCTCGTCCTGCTCGTCTGGCCCGCCTCGCTCGTCTCGTTCGTCTGGCCCGTCTCCCTCGACCAGTTCGTATGCATGCTCGCTCATTTCGTCCTCGGCGAAGACGAACACCCGACCGTCGACGACGTCGTGATCCGCCTCGACGCGAACGGAGTACCCCTCGGTCGTTACGGTAACTCCGGGAAACAGTTCCTCCTCGTCCGTCGCCTCGAGCATGACTCGCCCGACGCCCGTCGCCTCGAGGATGTCCTCGTGGGTGTTTCGATCGTTGACGTAGGTCATCACACCCTCGACGCCGTCGGGATCGGTGACCAGGACGTGCACCTCTTTTCCCGGCGGGGACCGAACGCTTCCCGCCTTCGGTTCCGGGACGCCGTTGTAGAACGTCTCCCGTCCGTCGAGGTAGCGAACGACGACGCCGCCGTCGACCAGTTCGACCGGTAGCGTGCTCGGGGCGACGTTGCTTCGCGTGCTCATACGCACCTCTTTGTGGCAGACGGCAAAAGCACCACGGACTGCCCGTGGCTCGAGGGCGGTACGATGGCGCTGCTACCGGCGACGCACGATGGTGCTGATACCGACCGATACCGGCGACTCGGCGATTGCGGCCAGAACCGCACCGACCATCAGCCGTAAATAGCCCGTACAAGAGAGACACCGTATGGACGGCCGGGCGACCGCACCCGCTGCTGGGACGATACTCAACGCCCTAGCGACCGGTACGGGCGCTGCATTCGCAATCGACCTCGAGACGACCGCGACGGTCGAACTCGACGGTTCGGAGGGGTTCTCCGGGACGGTCGAGAGTGCTCCCGACGCCGACACTACGCTGATCGAACGCTGCGTCGAGCGCACGCTCGAGCACTACCGCGAGGCGGCCGATCTCGAGGAATCGGTCCAGGGCGGAACGGTCGCGACCGAGAGCGACGTCCCCCTCGCCTCGGGACTCAAGAGTTCGAGCGCCGCCGCCAACGCGACGGTACTCGCGACGCTCGACGCCCTCGGACTCGCCGACGACGTGGACCAACTCGAGGCCTGCCTGGTCGGCGTCGAGGCCGCCAGGGACGCGGGCGTCACCGTCACCGGAGCCCTCGACGACGCGAGCGCGAGCATGCTCGGGGGCGTTACGATCACCGACAACACGGAGGACCGCTTGCTCGAGCACGACCGGTCGGACTTCGCACGGCACGCCGCCATCTACACCCCGCCGGAACAGTCGTTCAGCGCCGACGCAGACGTCGACGCCTGCAAGCGGATCGACTCGATGGCCGACCTCGTCGCCGAACTCGCCCTCGACGGACGCTACACCGAGGCGATGACCGTCAACGGCTTCGCCTTCTGTGGCGCCCTCGAGTGTTCGACCCAACCGATGCTCGAAGCGCTTCCGGACGCTGCGGGCGTCTCGCTCTCCGGGACAGGCCCGAGTTACGTGGCCGTCGGTGATCGAGACGCGCTCGAGACAGTATGTGAGCGGTGGCGAGACAGGCCAGGGACGACGCGGCTGGTTCGAACGCGAACTGACGGAGCCACAACGTTATGACGAACGATTCAGAGACAACAGCTGACGAACCGAACGACGAGGGACGGATGCCCGAGGAGATGGACCTCGAGGAGTTACGCGAGGAAATCCAGGAGATCGACCAGGACCTCGTCGAGCTGATCGCGCGTCGAACCTACGTCGCGGACACCATTGCGAAGGTGAAAGCCGCCGAGGACTTACCCACGACGGACGAAACGCAAGAGGCTCGAGTGATGGAGCGAGCGGGCGAGAACGCGGATCGGTTCAATGTCGACGCAAACCTCGTCAAGGCGATCTTTCGATTGCTGATCGAGCTGAACAAGGTCGAGCAGCGAGAGAGTAGGTGACCGAATTCGGCTGTTTCAGAGCATTATTGCTGATTGGGTAGTCGTATCTTCGTCCGGCAGTTGTGT from Natronosalvus rutilus includes:
- a CDS encoding (R)-citramalate synthase is translated as MTRPPTPLTDTSVELLDTTLRDGEQAPGVSLSPDEKVEIARALERAGVGVIEAGSACTGAGERKAISRVTDLGLEARVTSFCRGVRNDVDLALKCDVDGVHLVVPASDRHVEGKVGSTREDVLETTADLVGYAADHGLWVEVIGEDGSRADLGYLETLMETALEAGADRTCFADTVGHTGPERTAAAVSRLAELGPVSAHTHDDLGLGVTNALAAVSAGADLVHCTVNGLGERAGNVALEEVAIALEHVYGVETVELSELYDLAQRVARATGVELAPNKAVVGQNAFTHESGIHTDGTLKDDRMYEPYPPETVGRERRLALGKHTGRAGVRAALEEHGVDATDEQVGTIATRVTELGDRGRRVTDADLLTIAEDVTGADRDRTVELLDLNATSGGAVPTASVRLSVAGEERIASGTGSGPVDAAVSAVREAIGSAADADLEAYHVDAVTGGTDAVVTVEVMMARDDRSVTVARSEADITRASVEAMVDALDRLLEDEDERQVVASADD
- a CDS encoding DUF192 domain-containing protein, yielding MRTLATTVDTADSLLKQTRGLMFRRSLPDDYAIAFRFDRAKTRDIHMLFVFVPLDVIWVADGVVQRVETLRPWRGFARDRADLILELPAGAAEAVEPGEKLVLEANSGRN
- a CDS encoding DUF7097 family protein; protein product: MEKTPRGTSVGVDDPYAFAGVCDHLTSDGKCRYAFDYYQHDPEFARERAEADYVCVVADAEGDCTGCSGANEPTSDVSDGIDELNASDHGDGSDASQPSPWAACPHFRSRTTERECARCGLEERRLGQVPDESIISGERPLLEEHHLSYARDGETVGHEITIYLCRWCHAKVHNSWARITDDVAPDPEALAEREGRRSLEQSELGFETAADRASRSNEER
- a CDS encoding DUF7128 family protein, translating into MVVTTQRDDATWYECEECGLLFDLQDDAEKHERHCDAEGPSYIQ
- a CDS encoding DUF7508 domain-containing protein — translated: MPLRKQWRPLERSTVARAPDRPGVYELGDTDGEVRTVDSGVLRDELKTALAYESADRVRWEATHTLEEAENRAAEHRARAGLQE
- a CDS encoding DUF5796 family protein — its product is MSTRSNVAPSTLPVELVDGGVVVRYLDGRETFYNGVPEPKAGSVRSPPGKEVHVLVTDPDGVEGVMTYVNDRNTHEDILEATGVGRVMLEATDEEELFPGVTVTTEGYSVRVEADHDVVDGRVFVFAEDEMSEHAYELVEGDGPDERDERGGPDEQDEQHGSE
- a CDS encoding shikimate kinase; translated protein: MDGRATAPAAGTILNALATGTGAAFAIDLETTATVELDGSEGFSGTVESAPDADTTLIERCVERTLEHYREAADLEESVQGGTVATESDVPLASGLKSSSAAANATVLATLDALGLADDVDQLEACLVGVEAARDAGVTVTGALDDASASMLGGVTITDNTEDRLLEHDRSDFARHAAIYTPPEQSFSADADVDACKRIDSMADLVAELALDGRYTEAMTVNGFAFCGALECSTQPMLEALPDAAGVSLSGTGPSYVAVGDRDALETVCERWRDRPGTTRLVRTRTDGATTL
- a CDS encoding chorismate mutase; this encodes MTNDSETTADEPNDEGRMPEEMDLEELREEIQEIDQDLVELIARRTYVADTIAKVKAAEDLPTTDETQEARVMERAGENADRFNVDANLVKAIFRLLIELNKVEQRESR